One window of the Herpetosiphonaceae bacterium genome contains the following:
- a CDS encoding carbon-nitrogen hydrolase family protein: MIIALASPCVAASLEAGLDTIKRLVSEASAHGAEIVCFPEAYLPGLRGQDFAVVPFDRTQQERVLRSVAQWARAYRIATILGMERITEAGRQIVAVVIDAQGQIQGYQTKNQLAPSEDQFYVPGQNRQLFEINRVKFGVVICHEGWRYPETVRWAAVRGATIVFHPHHTGSDHRGVRPAQWGAASSPYYEKAMMLRSIENTIYFASVNYALRFQESATSLIAPSGQCQAYLPYGQEGVLVQAINVEEATGLIAARYAPDRYQERKPE, translated from the coding sequence ATGATCATCGCCCTGGCATCGCCGTGTGTCGCCGCATCCCTTGAGGCGGGCCTGGACACGATCAAGCGGCTCGTATCCGAAGCGTCGGCCCACGGCGCGGAAATCGTATGCTTCCCTGAAGCCTATCTCCCAGGTCTGCGAGGACAGGATTTTGCAGTTGTGCCCTTTGATCGGACGCAGCAGGAGCGCGTCCTGCGGTCGGTAGCGCAGTGGGCACGCGCCTACAGGATTGCCACGATCCTTGGGATGGAGCGGATCACCGAGGCAGGTCGGCAGATCGTCGCCGTGGTGATCGATGCCCAGGGCCAGATTCAGGGATACCAGACCAAGAATCAGCTCGCTCCGAGCGAAGATCAGTTTTATGTGCCCGGACAAAACCGGCAGCTCTTCGAGATCAACCGGGTTAAGTTTGGCGTGGTGATTTGCCATGAGGGCTGGCGCTATCCAGAGACGGTGCGCTGGGCGGCGGTGCGGGGTGCTACCATCGTCTTTCATCCCCACCACACAGGGAGCGATCATCGAGGTGTCCGTCCCGCGCAGTGGGGCGCGGCCAGCAGCCCATACTACGAGAAGGCCATGATGCTGCGCAGCATCGAGAACACGATCTACTTTGCCAGTGTCAATTATGCGCTGCGCTTTCAAGAATCGGCGACCAGCCTGATCGCGCCGTCCGGCCAGTGCCAGGCGTATCTTCCATACGGCCAGGAGGGCGTCCTGGTGCAGGCGATCAACGTCGAGGAGGCGACTGGCTTGATCGCGGCGCGCTACG